In Opitutus sp. ER46, the following are encoded in one genomic region:
- a CDS encoding beta-galactosidase, translating to MHPKRLRLALALSTLAALPFVARAATPATAQPAAAATTPAKPAASEPTRFLFPAADLMNIGVYYYPEAWPADQWARDIAHIRELGLEFIHVGEFAWAFMEPTEGKFDFAWLDRVIQLSADQGLKVILCTPTPTPPAWLTEKHPEVLMVDANGRTMIHGTRQHATWSSDVYRGYVAKIVHELGRRYGHDPRVWGWQLDNELTHYGKEPDFSASSQRKFQAWLKTKYGTIDALNRDWGNAFWSQMYQHFGQIRLPNEKEYVAQFNPHQMLDAQRWFAEETADYLRFQTNILRQYCGHRQWITTNHIHNFSAVNPVLNGADFDVVSWTHYPAHGNANRGPLGFRLGDPYVMSFAGDFMRSINGQAGIMELQPGQVNWGDVNPQPYPGAVRLWLMRIFASGSKFACAYRYRQPLYGAELYHYGLVGTDGVTPSTGGLQYAQTMQDIVALRRVAQPGAPLPAAYAARRTALLYDYENRWDIDNHKQHKAWDTYGHLMKYYAALKRAGAPVDILTGDRDISAYPFVVAPAYQLLDAKLVARWRSYVEQGGHLILTCRTGQKDRRGQLWEGPWAAPILDLIGADISFYDTLPAPNVGQVRGPGGAHPWQTWGEVLAPRANAGVTPLATYLDQYYANGLAAITRPLGRGSVTYIGVDSLNGELEVELVRDVLTRAGAKPAAYPEGFVVDWRDGLWIATNFTAQPQAAPVPTNAKLLLGARELPIAGVAVWQE from the coding sequence ATGCACCCCAAACGCCTTCGCCTCGCCCTCGCGCTCAGCACGCTCGCCGCCCTCCCCTTCGTCGCCCGCGCCGCCACCCCCGCGACCGCCCAGCCGGCTGCCGCCGCCACGACTCCCGCGAAACCCGCGGCCAGCGAGCCCACCCGCTTCCTGTTTCCCGCCGCCGATCTGATGAACATCGGCGTGTACTACTACCCCGAGGCCTGGCCGGCCGACCAGTGGGCCCGCGACATCGCCCATATCCGCGAGCTCGGGCTCGAGTTCATCCACGTCGGCGAGTTCGCCTGGGCCTTCATGGAGCCCACCGAGGGGAAGTTCGACTTCGCCTGGCTCGACCGCGTCATCCAGCTGTCCGCCGACCAGGGGCTCAAGGTCATCCTCTGCACGCCCACGCCGACGCCCCCGGCCTGGCTCACTGAAAAGCACCCCGAGGTTCTCATGGTCGACGCCAACGGCCGCACCATGATCCACGGCACGCGCCAGCACGCCACGTGGAGCTCCGACGTCTACCGCGGCTACGTGGCCAAGATCGTCCACGAGCTCGGCCGCCGCTACGGCCACGACCCGCGCGTCTGGGGCTGGCAACTCGACAACGAGCTCACCCACTACGGCAAGGAGCCGGACTTCAGCGCGTCCTCCCAGCGCAAGTTCCAGGCGTGGTTGAAAACCAAGTACGGCACGATCGACGCCCTCAACCGCGACTGGGGCAACGCGTTCTGGTCCCAGATGTACCAGCACTTCGGCCAGATCCGGCTGCCGAACGAAAAGGAGTACGTCGCCCAGTTCAACCCGCACCAGATGCTCGACGCCCAGCGCTGGTTCGCCGAGGAGACCGCCGACTACCTGCGCTTCCAGACCAACATCCTCCGCCAGTATTGCGGCCACCGGCAGTGGATCACCACGAACCACATCCACAACTTCAGCGCCGTGAACCCCGTGCTCAACGGCGCAGACTTCGACGTCGTCTCGTGGACGCACTACCCTGCCCACGGCAACGCCAACCGCGGCCCGCTCGGGTTCCGGCTCGGCGACCCGTACGTGATGTCCTTCGCCGGCGACTTCATGCGCAGCATCAACGGCCAGGCCGGCATCATGGAGCTCCAGCCCGGCCAGGTGAACTGGGGCGACGTCAACCCGCAGCCTTACCCGGGCGCCGTCCGCCTCTGGCTCATGCGCATCTTCGCCAGCGGCTCCAAGTTCGCCTGCGCCTATCGCTACCGCCAGCCGCTCTACGGCGCCGAACTCTACCACTACGGCCTCGTGGGCACCGACGGCGTCACCCCGTCCACCGGCGGCCTGCAATACGCCCAGACCATGCAGGACATCGTCGCGCTCCGCCGCGTCGCCCAGCCCGGCGCCCCGCTCCCCGCCGCGTACGCCGCCCGGCGCACCGCGCTGCTGTACGACTACGAGAACCGCTGGGACATCGATAACCACAAGCAGCACAAGGCGTGGGACACGTACGGCCACCTGATGAAGTACTACGCCGCGCTCAAACGCGCCGGCGCGCCCGTCGACATCCTCACCGGCGACCGCGACATCTCCGCCTACCCGTTTGTTGTCGCCCCCGCCTACCAGCTCCTCGACGCGAAGCTCGTCGCCCGCTGGCGCAGCTACGTGGAACAGGGCGGCCACCTCATCCTCACCTGCCGCACCGGCCAGAAGGACCGCCGCGGCCAGCTCTGGGAAGGCCCGTGGGCCGCGCCGATCCTCGACCTGATCGGCGCCGACATCTCGTTCTACGACACCCTGCCCGCCCCGAACGTCGGCCAGGTTCGCGGTCCCGGCGGCGCCCACCCCTGGCAGACCTGGGGCGAGGTGCTCGCGCCGCGCGCCAACGCCGGCGTCACCCCGCTCGCGACATATCTCGACCAGTACTACGCCAACGGCCTCGCCGCCATCACGCGCCCGCTCGGCCGCGGCAGCGTCACCTACATCGGCGTCGACTCCCTGAACGGCGAACTCGAGGTGGAACTCGTGCGCGACGTCCTCACCCGCGCCGGCGCCAAGCCCGCCGCTTACCCGGAGGGCTTCGTCGTCGACTGGCGCGACGGGCTCTGGATCGCCACGAACTTCACCGCCCAGCCCCAGGCCGCGCCCGTCCCCACCAACGCGAAGCTCCTGCTCGGCGCCCGCGAACTCCCCATCGCCGGCGTCGCCGTCTGGCAGGAGTAG
- a CDS encoding TspO/MBR family protein — MSSERFPTLVLFILGAVAAGVIGSSATYASVAEWYPTLQKPGWTPPNWLFGPVWSFLYMAMAVSAWLAWRKAKPRQPILWLYVAQLVLNAGWSVLFFGLRQPAIALIEVIVFWLLLVVILVRHARIDRLSGWLWAPYVVWVAYATALNAAIVVLN; from the coding sequence ATGTCCTCGGAACGCTTCCCCACATTGGTGCTCTTCATCCTCGGCGCGGTTGCCGCGGGCGTGATCGGCTCCTCCGCCACGTACGCCAGCGTGGCCGAATGGTATCCCACGCTCCAGAAACCGGGGTGGACGCCGCCCAACTGGCTCTTTGGTCCGGTGTGGTCGTTCCTTTACATGGCGATGGCCGTGTCCGCCTGGCTTGCCTGGCGCAAGGCCAAGCCCCGGCAGCCCATCCTGTGGCTGTACGTCGCCCAACTCGTCCTCAACGCCGGCTGGTCCGTGCTTTTCTTCGGCCTCCGCCAGCCTGCCATCGCGCTCATCGAGGTCATCGTCTTCTGGCTGCTGCTCGTCGTCATCCTGGTCCGACACGCCCGCATCGACCGGCTCTCCGGCTGGCTCTGGGCCCCGTACGTCGTCTGGGTCGCCTACGCGACCGCCCTGAACGCCGCGATCGTCGTACTCAACTGA
- a CDS encoding LUD domain-containing protein, with protein sequence MSDDRESILSRVRGALAPLHERAPLPDYDSELAVMRKLIAGRDLAELFAERIKRVNGLAVTNAADLVAYLRKGGWLHGYCDPVLWPKLQPAFGPDFTVETTFDRKRVDDYAFGITRAAGAIAESGTIVLNDALTSSRLGALAPWVHVAVIERALIHPDLPTAVAALGTDPNVIWVTGPSRTADVEGILIEGVHGPGQQVALVV encoded by the coding sequence ATGTCCGACGATCGTGAATCCATCCTCTCCCGTGTGCGGGGCGCCCTGGCGCCGCTGCATGAGCGCGCGCCGCTGCCCGACTACGACTCCGAGCTGGCGGTGATGCGAAAGCTGATCGCGGGGCGCGATCTGGCGGAGCTCTTTGCCGAGCGCATCAAGCGCGTCAACGGCCTGGCCGTGACGAACGCGGCAGACCTCGTCGCCTACCTGCGCAAGGGCGGCTGGCTGCACGGCTACTGCGACCCGGTGCTGTGGCCCAAGCTGCAGCCGGCGTTCGGGCCGGACTTCACGGTGGAGACGACATTCGACCGCAAACGGGTCGACGACTACGCGTTCGGCATCACCCGCGCGGCGGGTGCGATTGCCGAGTCGGGCACGATTGTCTTGAACGACGCACTGACTTCCAGCCGCCTCGGGGCGCTCGCGCCCTGGGTGCACGTGGCGGTGATCGAGCGTGCGCTGATCCACCCCGACCTGCCCACGGCGGTCGCGGCGCTCGGGACCGATCCCAATGTGATCTGGGTGACCGGTCCGTCGCGTACCGCGGACGTCGAGGGCATCCTCATCGAGGGCGTCCACGGTCCCGGCCAGCAGGTCGCGCTGGTGGTGTAG
- the nrfH gene encoding cytochrome c nitrite reductase small subunit, whose protein sequence is MPVTPPRTRTKILLLLALASTVGLFAGAGSYTFYYARGLSYFSNDPKACVNCHIMREQYDGWLKSPHHAVATCNDCHTPHDLLGKYLTKAENGYWHSKGFTLQDFHEPIQIRPKNSTVLQRNCVSCHQQIVSGINTHPGKSREMLDCIHCHRDVGHGPTI, encoded by the coding sequence ATGCCCGTGACCCCACCTCGGACACGTACCAAGATCCTGCTGCTGCTCGCGTTGGCGAGCACGGTTGGGCTATTCGCCGGCGCGGGTTCGTACACGTTCTACTACGCCCGCGGCCTCTCGTATTTTTCGAACGATCCGAAGGCCTGCGTGAACTGCCACATCATGCGGGAGCAATACGACGGCTGGCTGAAGTCGCCGCATCATGCGGTCGCCACCTGCAACGACTGCCACACCCCGCACGATCTGCTCGGGAAGTACCTCACGAAGGCGGAGAACGGCTACTGGCACTCGAAGGGGTTCACGCTCCAGGATTTTCACGAGCCGATCCAGATCCGCCCCAAGAACTCCACCGTGCTGCAGCGCAACTGCGTGTCCTGCCACCAGCAGATCGTATCCGGAATCAACACCCACCCCGGCAAGAGCCGCGAGATGCTCGACTGCATCCACTGTCACCGGGACGTCGGCCACGGCCCGACCATCTGA
- a CDS encoding ammonia-forming cytochrome c nitrite reductase subunit c552, protein MNSPFSSRRGVALWVYVAVIAGVALATFLVLLLYQNIVNRQAEATQHVFRVVNVDDSTTDPVLWGKNYPRQYDSYKRTVDKIYTKYGGSEAFSHLERDPAWKRIFNGYAFAVDYREERGHAYMLVDQRETERVKQFKQPGACLQCHASVIPAYIEAGLKAGAPAGKEHREEQIQKGFEVICPQPYAEVTKLVEHPVSCIDCHEADTMNLRVSRPAFLNGIRALARSDYATPHLPSIERWRREGRQGEYNPNTEASRQEMRSMVCAQCHNEYYFKGDKKLVTNPWDKGLRVENIEAYYDAQNYKDWTHKETGAGVLKAQHPEFEMWSQGVHARAGVACADCHMPYQREGAIKVSNHHVSSPMLNLAAACQTCHRVPETELKARIETIQDRNRLLLDRGQVAVVGLIDALINAEKSGASAEQLKAARELQRKAQWRLDFVYAENSMGFHASQEAARILAEAIDYARQGEIEAAKITPTHAPQPVKTASN, encoded by the coding sequence ATGAACTCGCCTTTCTCCTCCCGTCGTGGCGTCGCCCTCTGGGTCTACGTCGCCGTGATCGCCGGTGTCGCGCTGGCCACGTTTCTGGTGCTGCTGCTCTACCAGAACATCGTGAACCGTCAGGCCGAGGCGACGCAGCACGTATTCCGCGTCGTCAACGTCGACGACAGCACGACGGACCCCGTTCTCTGGGGAAAGAATTACCCGCGCCAGTACGACAGCTACAAGCGGACGGTGGACAAGATCTACACCAAGTACGGCGGCAGCGAGGCGTTCTCCCACCTCGAGCGTGACCCGGCCTGGAAGCGCATCTTCAACGGCTACGCCTTCGCCGTGGATTACCGCGAGGAACGCGGCCACGCCTACATGCTGGTTGACCAGCGCGAGACCGAACGCGTGAAGCAGTTCAAGCAACCCGGCGCCTGCCTCCAGTGCCACGCCTCCGTCATCCCCGCCTACATCGAAGCCGGCCTCAAGGCTGGCGCGCCCGCCGGCAAGGAGCACCGCGAGGAGCAGATCCAGAAGGGTTTCGAGGTCATCTGTCCGCAGCCGTACGCCGAGGTCACCAAACTGGTCGAGCATCCCGTCTCCTGCATCGACTGCCATGAGGCCGACACGATGAACCTGCGCGTTTCCCGGCCCGCCTTCCTCAACGGCATCCGCGCGCTCGCCCGCTCCGACTACGCCACCCCGCACCTGCCCAGCATCGAGCGCTGGCGCCGCGAGGGCCGCCAGGGCGAATACAACCCCAACACCGAAGCTTCCCGCCAGGAGATGCGCTCCATGGTCTGCGCCCAGTGCCACAACGAGTACTACTTCAAGGGCGACAAGAAGCTCGTGACCAACCCGTGGGACAAGGGCCTGCGCGTGGAGAACATCGAGGCGTATTACGACGCCCAGAACTACAAGGACTGGACGCACAAGGAGACCGGCGCCGGCGTCCTCAAGGCGCAGCACCCCGAGTTCGAAATGTGGAGCCAGGGCGTGCACGCGCGCGCCGGCGTCGCCTGCGCCGACTGCCACATGCCGTACCAGCGCGAAGGCGCGATCAAGGTGAGCAACCACCACGTCAGCTCGCCGATGCTCAACCTCGCCGCCGCCTGCCAGACCTGCCACCGCGTGCCCGAGACCGAGCTCAAGGCCCGCATCGAAACCATCCAGGACCGCAACCGCCTGCTGCTCGACCGCGGCCAGGTGGCCGTCGTCGGCCTGATCGACGCGCTGATCAACGCCGAGAAGTCCGGCGCCTCCGCCGAGCAGCTCAAGGCCGCCCGCGAACTGCAGCGCAAGGCCCAATGGCGCCTCGACTTCGTCTACGCCGAGAACTCCATGGGCTTCCATGCCTCGCAGGAGGCCGCCCGCATCCTCGCCGAAGCCATCGACTACGCCCGCCAGGGCGAGATCGAAGCCGCGAAGATCACCCCGACGCACGCCCCCCAGCCGGTCAAAACCGCCAGCAACTGA
- a CDS encoding HAMP domain-containing sensor histidine kinase — translation MKVRFPLSVKVGLWLLLNLALLGGGAAAFLFTQGGRGWSTFVVGTPGDRLQSLGDVIAGEVSAASPAARDAVLARFSTAYHADFLLARSRSGRLAGAKLALPAVVQRRLEQRRPGPRPMLEPPEALDGPEPRFSDLDQQPQPPDAPPPLPPGELRGSPTKGTPGGPGDRFLIRAGGNQGWWIGLEVRLGGADFRTGPTTLLIHASSFWRVLLLLDLSSWILVACSVLAGSVLIWLPLVRSITRHIQALTTATEHIAEGRFSTRVPADRRDELGRLGESVNTMAARLDTLVNGQKRFLADVAHELGSPIGRLQVATEILAARADPDLQVQVGDVREEVQHMATLVNELLAFTRAGMQPRGPSLTPVAVESLFAAVVAREDATGRVQRRFSPSLQVLADEPLLLRAVCNLVRNALRYSDALSPVVLSALRERDAVVIAVEDEGPGVPAAALERLGEPFYRPEFARTRETGGVGLGLAIVRTSVTACGGQVRFTNRSPRGFRAELRLPAAS, via the coding sequence ATGAAGGTCCGCTTCCCTCTCTCGGTTAAGGTCGGCCTCTGGCTGCTGCTCAATCTGGCGCTGCTGGGTGGCGGCGCCGCGGCGTTCCTGTTCACCCAGGGTGGCCGAGGCTGGAGCACCTTCGTGGTCGGCACGCCCGGGGATCGCCTGCAGTCACTCGGCGACGTCATCGCGGGCGAGGTCTCCGCCGCCTCACCCGCCGCGCGCGACGCCGTGCTCGCCCGCTTCAGCACCGCCTATCACGCCGACTTCCTGCTCGCCCGCTCGCGCAGCGGCCGGCTCGCCGGCGCCAAGCTCGCACTGCCCGCGGTCGTGCAACGCCGGCTCGAACAACGCCGCCCGGGACCACGGCCCATGCTCGAGCCGCCCGAGGCGCTCGACGGCCCGGAGCCGCGCTTCTCCGACCTCGACCAGCAACCCCAGCCTCCCGACGCCCCCCCTCCGCTCCCGCCGGGCGAACTTCGGGGCAGCCCGACGAAAGGCACACCGGGCGGCCCCGGCGACCGCTTTCTCATCCGCGCCGGCGGCAACCAGGGCTGGTGGATCGGGCTCGAGGTGCGGCTCGGAGGCGCCGACTTCCGCACCGGCCCGACCACGCTCCTTATCCACGCCAGCTCCTTCTGGCGGGTCCTGCTCCTCCTCGATCTTTCCTCCTGGATCCTCGTCGCGTGCTCCGTCCTCGCGGGGTCCGTTCTCATCTGGCTTCCCCTGGTCCGCAGCATCACCCGCCATATCCAGGCTCTCACGACGGCAACCGAGCACATCGCCGAGGGCCGGTTCTCCACCCGCGTCCCGGCCGACCGCCGCGACGAACTCGGCCGGCTCGGCGAATCGGTCAACACCATGGCCGCGCGGCTCGACACGCTCGTCAACGGCCAGAAGCGCTTCCTGGCCGACGTCGCCCACGAACTGGGTTCCCCGATCGGCCGGCTGCAGGTCGCCACCGAAATTCTCGCTGCCCGCGCCGATCCAGACCTGCAAGTCCAGGTCGGCGACGTCCGCGAGGAGGTCCAGCACATGGCCACGCTCGTCAACGAGCTGCTGGCCTTCACCCGCGCCGGCATGCAGCCCCGCGGCCCATCCCTTACCCCGGTCGCCGTGGAGTCCCTCTTCGCCGCCGTGGTCGCGCGGGAGGATGCCACCGGTCGCGTGCAGCGCCGTTTCTCCCCGTCCCTGCAGGTCCTCGCCGACGAACCGCTGCTCCTCCGTGCCGTCTGCAATCTGGTCCGCAACGCGCTTCGCTACAGTGACGCCCTCAGCCCGGTCGTGCTCTCGGCGCTCCGCGAGCGCGATGCCGTTGTCATCGCCGTGGAGGACGAAGGCCCCGGCGTGCCCGCCGCCGCCCTCGAGCGGCTGGGCGAACCTTTCTACCGCCCCGAGTTCGCTCGCACCCGCGAAACCGGCGGCGTCGGCCTCGGGCTCGCCATCGTGCGCACAAGCGTGACCGCCTGTGGAGGTCAGGTACGTTTCACCAATCGCTCGCCGCGCGGCTTCCGCGCCGAACTCCGCCTTCCCGCCGCCAGCTAA
- a CDS encoding response regulator transcription factor: protein MPETTDGRTRLLMIDDDRKLCRLVSAYLEPLGFDVTAVHTGPDGVAQATAAGATWHAIILDVMLPGLDGFEVLKRVRAQSTVPILMLTARGDETDRIVGLEVGADDYLPKTFSTRELLARLRAVLRRNQLAQAAGTAATPPPPAEIVVGPLRVNIEARTAVLGAAPLTLTPVEFDLLACLARARGRVKSREALLDEIRDRNYDVFDRSIDVHISALRKKLGDDAKEPRFIRTVRSAGYMLTGPA from the coding sequence ATGCCCGAAACGACGGACGGCCGCACGCGGCTGCTGATGATCGATGACGACCGGAAGCTCTGCCGCCTCGTCAGCGCTTACCTGGAACCGCTCGGGTTCGATGTCACCGCGGTGCATACCGGACCCGACGGCGTCGCGCAGGCCACGGCGGCCGGTGCCACCTGGCACGCGATCATCCTCGATGTGATGCTCCCCGGCCTCGACGGCTTTGAGGTACTCAAGCGCGTCCGCGCGCAGAGCACCGTCCCGATCCTGATGCTCACTGCGCGCGGCGATGAGACCGACCGCATCGTCGGCCTCGAGGTCGGCGCCGATGACTACCTACCCAAGACCTTTTCCACCCGCGAGCTGCTCGCCCGGCTGCGTGCCGTGCTGCGCCGCAACCAGCTCGCGCAGGCCGCCGGGACCGCCGCCACCCCGCCGCCCCCCGCCGAAATCGTCGTTGGTCCGCTGCGGGTGAACATCGAAGCGCGCACCGCGGTGCTCGGCGCCGCCCCCCTCACGCTCACGCCCGTGGAGTTCGACTTGCTCGCCTGTCTCGCCCGCGCCCGCGGTCGCGTGAAATCACGCGAGGCCCTGCTCGATGAGATCCGCGATCGCAACTACGACGTGTTCGATCGCTCGATCGACGTCCACATCTCCGCCCTACGCAAGAAGCTCGGCGACGACGCCAAGGAGCCGCGCTTCATCCGGACCGTCCGCTCCGCCGGCTACATGCTCACCGGCCCCGCCTGA
- a CDS encoding cupin domain-containing protein, translating to MHHTHIPALPWQERRSDAGRHRTLVREISAALGGRPHTGTWGGGHPFAVELVRVPPGAALSPFQAHLAQWEFVLVLSGAGEVRRGESTDAVRPGHVFVHPPGEAHQLRNSGSVDLEVMLVTDQPLLDAVHDLDSGTWHLRAPGQKLASTHLSPATGSSAAAPNDRTAASPLLTASASPGATLADRLRHTNDIPWESWDSPRRRFLGTSQELSIALGAQRNTPIGLGGHPFEVEFSRLDPGMTGCPFHSHAAQWELYWIVRGQATVRAGETAHTFGPGDVVLHPPGEPHQIRNASATERLEFYLIADNPPADYWHYPDSRKWGFRAPRMFFRPTEADYYDGEE from the coding sequence GTGCACCACACCCACATCCCCGCTCTGCCATGGCAGGAGCGCCGTTCAGACGCCGGACGCCACCGCACCCTCGTCCGCGAAATCTCCGCCGCGCTCGGCGGCCGACCGCACACCGGCACATGGGGTGGCGGCCATCCGTTTGCTGTGGAGCTCGTCCGCGTCCCACCGGGCGCCGCGCTCAGTCCGTTCCAAGCTCACCTCGCCCAATGGGAGTTCGTGCTCGTCCTGAGCGGTGCGGGTGAGGTCCGCCGGGGCGAGAGCACCGACGCCGTCCGTCCCGGCCATGTCTTCGTCCACCCTCCCGGGGAGGCCCATCAGCTCCGCAACTCCGGCTCCGTCGACCTCGAGGTCATGCTCGTCACCGATCAGCCGCTGCTCGACGCGGTGCACGATCTCGACTCCGGCACCTGGCACCTGCGCGCACCCGGGCAGAAGCTCGCGTCGACCCACTTGTCCCCGGCGACCGGGTCCTCCGCGGCAGCGCCGAACGACCGCACTGCGGCCAGCCCGCTGCTGACCGCGTCTGCGTCGCCGGGAGCCACTCTGGCCGACCGGCTGCGCCACACGAACGACATTCCCTGGGAGAGCTGGGACTCGCCGCGTCGCCGCTTCCTCGGCACCAGCCAGGAGCTCTCGATCGCGCTCGGCGCGCAGCGCAACACGCCGATTGGGCTGGGGGGCCATCCGTTCGAAGTCGAATTCAGCCGGCTCGATCCCGGGATGACCGGCTGTCCGTTTCACAGCCACGCCGCGCAATGGGAGCTGTACTGGATTGTGCGCGGCCAGGCGACGGTGCGCGCCGGCGAAACCGCCCATACGTTCGGTCCGGGCGACGTCGTCCTGCACCCGCCCGGCGAGCCCCACCAGATTCGCAATGCCTCGGCCACCGAGCGGCTCGAGTTCTACCTCATCGCCGACAATCCGCCTGCCGACTACTGGCACTACCCCGACTCCAGAAAGTGGGGTTTCCGCGCCCCGCGCATGTTCTTCCGTCCCACCGAAGCCGACTACTACGACGGCGAGGAGTAA
- the gnpA gene encoding 1,3-beta-galactosyl-N-acetylhexosamine phosphorylase — MQPSSLNSGDFTLPGEAGYEQLTLRLAKKWGADTIRDSDGTQLSPEIVQSGYDIYSTVCLVRSVQPWARVNRNKLQQNFLMSYPVVAEKKTVTITPLAGYFTEQFVLNVEDDPKKWWQVFDRTTGTEVAKRAWDFNVRKGTVTVRDTIPGHSYTVNFLAFRIWEEISMYNHITNNWGDREHLAAVDPMHPETQRVILKFLDGWLADHPDTRVVRFTSMFYNFSWFWGANQATLRDVYSDWGDYAMTVSPRALTEFKKVYGYALTSEDFVNGGLYNSTHNAPSRRYRDYMAFIHDFVIAFGRQCIDRVHAAGKKAYVFYDDHWIGVEPNSARFAEFGFDGLIKCVFNAFEVRLCAHAQGVKTHELRLHPYLFPTGLKGEPTFKAGGNPTLDAKNFWIDARRGILRAPIDRIGLGGYLSLVEPFPDFQDYIEQLAREFRLLKSFHAAGKPYTAPFKVAVLTAWGDLRAWTCSGHFTASVELYHVIEALAGLPVDVSFISFDDLKESGVPRGVKVIINCGRDGSAWSGGHYWNDPEVVACLTNWAGKGGAVVGIGEPSAFATAGQFFRLAPVLGVDRDRGERIANGKYKYAAPAGRVAGIADHFITADLTSAPDLGRDVEGTYVLDGTTTVLAEREGTPRLTTHAFGRGRAVYLSGFKFTAENTRLLHRALFWAAAQEAAWPVWNTTNVRTECAWFAAEKKLVVINNAGEPQQTTVTLADGRTQKRVDLAAHDIAILDV, encoded by the coding sequence ATGCAACCTTCCTCTCTCAATTCCGGCGATTTCACGCTGCCCGGTGAAGCCGGTTACGAGCAACTCACGCTGCGCCTCGCCAAGAAGTGGGGCGCCGACACGATCCGCGATTCCGACGGCACCCAGCTGTCGCCCGAGATCGTCCAGTCCGGCTACGACATCTACTCGACCGTCTGCCTGGTCCGCTCCGTGCAGCCCTGGGCGCGCGTCAACCGGAACAAGCTCCAGCAGAACTTCCTGATGAGCTACCCGGTCGTGGCGGAGAAGAAGACCGTCACGATCACCCCGCTCGCCGGCTACTTCACCGAGCAATTCGTGCTCAACGTCGAAGACGACCCGAAGAAGTGGTGGCAGGTGTTCGACCGCACCACCGGCACCGAGGTCGCCAAGCGCGCGTGGGACTTCAATGTCCGCAAGGGCACGGTCACCGTCCGCGACACAATTCCCGGCCACAGCTACACCGTGAACTTCCTCGCCTTCCGCATCTGGGAGGAGATCTCGATGTACAACCACATCACCAACAATTGGGGCGACCGCGAACACCTCGCGGCCGTGGATCCGATGCATCCGGAAACCCAGCGGGTGATCCTCAAGTTCCTCGACGGCTGGCTCGCCGACCATCCGGACACCCGCGTGGTCCGCTTCACGTCGATGTTCTACAACTTCTCCTGGTTCTGGGGCGCCAACCAGGCCACGTTGCGCGACGTGTATTCGGATTGGGGTGACTACGCGATGACCGTCAGCCCGCGCGCCCTCACCGAATTCAAGAAGGTCTACGGCTACGCGCTCACCTCCGAGGACTTCGTCAACGGCGGGCTCTACAACTCCACCCACAACGCCCCGTCGCGCCGCTACCGCGACTACATGGCGTTCATCCACGACTTCGTCATCGCCTTCGGCCGCCAGTGCATCGACCGCGTCCACGCCGCCGGCAAGAAGGCCTACGTGTTCTACGATGACCACTGGATCGGCGTGGAGCCCAACAGCGCGCGGTTCGCCGAGTTCGGCTTCGACGGCCTGATCAAGTGTGTGTTCAACGCGTTCGAGGTCCGCCTCTGCGCCCACGCCCAGGGCGTGAAGACCCACGAGCTCCGGCTGCACCCGTACCTGTTCCCGACGGGGCTCAAGGGCGAGCCGACCTTCAAGGCCGGCGGCAACCCGACACTCGATGCGAAGAACTTCTGGATCGACGCCCGCCGCGGCATCCTGCGCGCGCCGATCGATCGCATCGGCCTCGGCGGCTACCTCTCGCTCGTCGAGCCGTTCCCGGACTTTCAGGACTACATCGAGCAGCTCGCCCGCGAGTTCCGCCTGCTGAAGTCCTTCCACGCCGCCGGCAAGCCCTACACCGCGCCGTTCAAGGTCGCCGTGCTGACCGCGTGGGGCGACCTGCGCGCCTGGACCTGCTCCGGCCACTTCACGGCCAGCGTTGAGCTCTACCACGTCATCGAGGCCCTCGCCGGCCTGCCGGTCGACGTGTCCTTCATCAGCTTCGACGACCTCAAGGAGAGCGGCGTGCCGCGCGGCGTGAAGGTCATCATCAATTGCGGCCGCGACGGCAGCGCCTGGAGCGGCGGCCACTACTGGAACGATCCCGAGGTCGTCGCCTGCCTGACCAACTGGGCCGGCAAGGGCGGCGCCGTCGTCGGCATCGGCGAGCCGTCCGCATTCGCCACGGCGGGCCAGTTCTTCCGGCTGGCGCCCGTCCTCGGTGTCGACCGCGACCGCGGTGAGCGCATCGCCAACGGCAAATACAAGTACGCCGCCCCCGCGGGCCGCGTCGCCGGCATCGCCGACCACTTCATCACCGCCGACCTCACGAGCGCCCCGGACCTCGGTCGCGACGTCGAGGGCACGTACGTCCTCGACGGCACGACGACGGTCCTCGCCGAGCGCGAGGGCACGCCGCGTCTGACGACGCATGCGTTCGGCCGCGGCCGCGCCGTGTACCTGTCGGGCTTCAAGTTCACCGCCGAAAACACCCGGCTCCTCCACCGCGCCCTCTTCTGGGCCGCGGCGCAGGAAGCGGCGTGGCCGGTCTGGAACACGACCAACGTCCGCACCGAGTGCGCCTGGTTCGCCGCCGAGAAAAAGCTCGTCGTCATCAACAACGCCGGCGAGCCGCAGCAGACCACCGTCACGCTCGCCGACGGCCGCACGCAGAAACGCGTCGACCTCGCCGCGCACGACATCGCGATCCTCGACGTCTAG